ATACTGGTCTGGTGAGGAGTTCTAATAGAATTAATGTTATTTTAGTCTTTTACTCTTAGAATTAGCTTAAATATAGGGAATTACAGGGGAATATTCTGTCATAAATTTTTCCTTGAGGAAGTTAGACTAGTATATAGGTTGCTTCTGTTGTTTGGTTGATTGGGTTTTGGCTGGGGCGAGCATCctttcactggataccactgagaagagcctggctccatcttctttactgtCTCCCATCAGGTGTTGATACAGATGGATATGATTCCCACTGAGCCatctcttccccaggctaaaTGGTCCTGCGTCTCTCGGCCTCTCCTCTGTCAGAGTGCTGCCGTTAcggtggaggggaggaaggaaatagTGAACCAATCATACCATTTCCAAACAGGGAACGTATTTTGGGAAAACCTACACATGGAAAACAGTGCTCACCCTCTCAGcccactttggggaaaaaaaccgcgtatctgtgtatgtgtctctctctctgcccCAAACCTTAGATTAGTTCCCGTATCAACTCTACACCCTCTCACATCTGTCCCTGGACACTCTCAGTGGGGGTTTAGGAGCTGCGGGGCAACACACCGCTGGCCTTTGCCTTTGCTGCCCCTGTAACCCAGCACGTTGTGTGCTCAGCCTCCTGGCACGTCCTGGAGAGATGCTGGATCTGATCCTGCCCAGGCTGGGGTCCGCAGCAACTctgctgggggctggaggggagagcAGGATTAGACCCTTGCAAACGGGGATAGCGTACGGTCCATTGTGGAGATGCTGCCTGCAGTCAAATCGCTTAGAATCCGATGTGGGCAAGTACTGTTAgacaaattcctttttctttttgtaactgAAACGTGCTCAGGATGGAACACACAGTGCCGGCCGTGTTGTAAGGATCTTTCTAGGAATGACCAAATACACTTTGCTTGAAAGGCTGCGACGTCTTGGTGAGAGGCACGGGCCTCACGTTGGTCAGGAGGCATCTGCAGTGGCAGGCACTTGCCCATTTTTCTATAGAAGTTGCTGTAGAAGAATTGAGATGTGCCTGTGATTAATGTGATAGTCCACCTGATGTCACTATTCCTTCATGTTAATGGCCGCAAAAGCAATCTGTTCAGCTGCTACAAAGAAAAGATGGCTATAAACTCTGAAAAACTTGTTTATGCCGATGTAGTTCCTAATATTTTCACTTAAGTTTAAAATAACGTAACACCAACCTaaggaaaaataagataaaagCTGCTTTGAGCTTGATGTTAAAGGACTTATTCCTGGCAAATCGCACCTTCTGCTGACAGATTCGTCTCTACGTACGCTTTGCCAGGGCCACTTATTTTAGCTGCACTCTCCAGAACAGTTAAATATAGGGGTGAGACTCATGTGTTGGGTTTCAGAGGAGGTTTGGCAATGTTTGCTGTAGCTCATTCCAGAACATAATCGTGTAGCAAAGAATATTACTGCCTTCAGAATTTACTGATGTTTTCTGTACTTCACCTTCATTATAAGCTTAGGATGGGAACCTGGTTAAGACACATAAGAAATAGGAGATGAAGTTTAAAACTTGTCAGGATCTCAGTTCCATGATGCAAAACAAAGCATAATCGTCAAGAGAGAGAAGTGCCTTTGTGTAATTTGAATATTCagctttataaaatgaaacaattatgtATGACACAATTCCACAACTAATGTACCTTTTCACATCAACTAAGAAAATGTTTCAGGTGTGCCAAGCACAGAAAGGActtgaaaaactattttaaaataatccatgCTCAGTGACAAGTTTTGTAAGATAGAAGGAACTATTTAAGCTGTAAATTATTTGGCCGGTTGGTTGTATACCACTTAGCATGATGAGACTTCATGCTGCATGGACTGTAACAATTATGATTTAATGCCTTTGTTATTAATGTAGGTCTTTTTTGATTCATACCTTTTTGGAGGGCGGATCTGAGATACGGGTTAAAAATTGCAGCCCTTTATACCTCTGCTGAAATGAATTTATGCTGATGTATGAAAGCTTGACAGATTTAAGACAGTATGGAtggagcagaagagaaaacaaagtcGTCGTTTGAAGCTCTTAGGTTTGTTTTAGACTTTTCCTTAAAAGGTGAATGATCATATTGAAAATAATCCAGAATTAGGTCCTTTAGGAGCCCTGAGTCCCCCGAGGAGCAGAGGTGTTCAAGCACTCTGTGTTGCGCTGTCTGGATCTGAGGTCCCCTGATGGAAGCGTTGGTCGGAGGTAGGCGTGCAGGTTCCCAGCACAGCGCACACAGAGAGTTAGTCCCAAAGCAGAGGATCTGCAGAAGCTGCCACGCTGAGACGGGAGATGCCGGAGCCAGCCCAGTGGCAGTGCTCGTACGAGCATCGATGAGAGGAATCACACTCAGGCCGCTCTTCAGCTGACTCTCGGAGGCAGCTGCTCCTCGGCCTTCCAGCATCTCTGGGCTTCAGTGCCTGTTCCCATACCTGTGTGCTAAACTCCCCGGCCTAGCAGGTGGCTGGTATTGCCCAAGACTGAGATCCAACACAAGGATGCGTACGCTCCAAGTAGGATTTAAAAGGAATTCTCTTCAGTCCAAATTGTGACAATGTTGAGACAGCTGCCTTTTAACCTTGGCAACCTCTGAACTCCATACATAGCTCACTCGCTTGCTGCACTTTCCTCGTTGCCTGAATTTGCTCTTTCCCAAAGCCTGTGATCTTCAGCCTGACACAGTCTCTTGGAAGGATTCCTGTTGCTGTGGCTTTCCCACTCTGTAACGAGGTCAGCTGGAgttaaaatgctttgtaaaagTTTGGGTATTCGTAGCTACTCCAAGTTTTCTCTAAGTTTGATTGGACTTTTTAGTATCACTTCCTGTAATACAGGCATAAAGCTTCTATAGGTGTCACTGACAGGTAGCGTCCAGTAAGAAGCTTAGAGCGCTGTGTTACATACCCAAACGATAGGTCAGTAATATCTGATGCAGTTGAGCTCGTACGCAATTCCCTGCACTCCGACAGAATGCGAGATACATACAAGATTATTTAATCTCgaaaacaaattcttttaatGTAGGTTTCTAATGTAATCTAACAAAATAATCAAAAGTCAAGTTTGAGTGCTAATGACCGTTAATGCATCACTTCATTATGCAATTAGCCGTGCATGACTTACACAAGTGAAAGCAGCCCTGGGTATCCTCAGATAAGTCTTTCAAATGGAAAAACTTGTTACAGGATATAAATACTCTGGGGGATTTTGTTGGTGTTTGATTTGAACTTAACCAGCTTTCTAAAAAATACAGGTGCTTCTCAACAGCGTATTTTAATTTGCTGGGTGACACTCTCTAGCCTCCACATGCAACATGCAGTGGGAAGGAACAAAAAAGTTTCCTTTGTCTCTAACCAAGCGTGTGCCCTTCCAGAGTGGAGCTGAGGGAAGAGCTGGGATCCACCGCCAGCCTGGGATGATGCTCTGACTGCGGATGGTGTTGTTTCGTACCCGGCGTGCTCCTCAGACTCCCTTTCCCAGCCCAAGCGTGCCCGCTGCCCCAGGGGACGGGAGAGGACTTGCTAAGTGACTTCCAGTCTTTGTGCGCCGTGTGGACCTGGTGTTTTAATCGGGCTCCTCAGGGAAGTATTGGCAGATGTTTCAGGTTTAGAGATGGGAAGCTACGCACCGATTGTACGGTGGGGAGGTGGCAGGTCGGGGCAGCCCTTTTGCCTGCACTGTCTTAGAAGGTGAGAGCTTTGGGAACAAAGTCTTCCTCTGACGGGCAAAGGCATCACATCTCTCCTTTTAGATGGCTGCCCAGTGGCCTGAACCCCAAGCTGTGGTGTGAGGTGGATCACAAATTCACCTACTAaatgtgttgtgggtttttttttttaatgtggtgatTACAAATGGATTTGAGCAAGGTCAGAAATCACATGCTCGTTGAATGCTCAAGCACCTACAGGCTCATCATCTATTTTCCTGCCTGACGTATCCTTAAAGAGGAGCACTGTCAGTAGGAGGGATGTGGAGAGCCTCACTCTGGCACATCTCGTGTTGGGAATTTAATGATGGTTACAGGTTCAATGCATGTCAAAAGGAGATGGTATGCGAGTCCTTTCTGTCTTACATCAATGCCATAGCCATTAGGCTTCTggatttctctcctccttttaaGGCAGCCACATACCAGCCTCGGCTGTCTGTGCGAACCTGACCGGCAAACAGAATTTGTGAACTCGTGGGATGAGCAGGAGGCAAACCCTTAGCTGCTCTGCTGTTGCCCACTTTTCAGCGAGGCAGCAGTTACAGCCAGTGACAACATGGTACCTGTTTAGGTACCCTGAGTAATTCTCTGGTAAACCTTAGGAGCCCCAGTGCCTCTAGTTTTAAGCAGCAGATGAATAGTGGAAAACCTGCATTATGAGATGATGGACCGCATATTAAGTATCTAAGCTGAAACAGGGGCAATATTCTTATATGCTTTTCCTGTAGCCCTCAAACCAAAACAGGAATAATCCCATTATACATAAAGTATTAACTCTTGCCTTTGTAGAAACATCTTTTTGAAATACTAGGttatttgttaatgtttttttcttatacattctgtacaaacaaaaataaattcaaaccAAGTCAGCTGTATGAGAAGGGACAACGTTTTAGACTCTTGCAGTTATAAGATCTGTAAGAGGACGCCCCTTAGTACCCTCAGCTGTGCTTCTCATTCCAGCTCCTCGGGCAGGGAGGGCAGTTCAGCGTATGGAAGTCAGCAAGGTGAGTGAGAAGCGCTGCAGAGAGGAAGAGGCAAAGTCCCAGCCTCCTCAGGGAAGCAAACATTCACACTTTCAAATTCTTACCTTTGTCCCTCTGAAAAATATCTAGAAAAACTTCTATGTAAATACAATTCTATACAGTATTTACACTGTATACTGGCAAGGTCACCAATACAGGAAGAAGTGATTTTCTGCAGCAGAGACAACTATAACTAAGCTGTTGCATGAAGTAGTTTCAGCTGAGCAGGAAAGTTAGGCAGAAAGTTTCAGCCAGGCAGGACTGAGTTATTTAAGGTCAGCTTTGTAAAAGGAAGCAGATCTGCTGTAAACTCAACATTGCTCTAAACAGCTATATGCAAGATGACAAGGAATACATTCTGTGGGATGCAGAGCTATTAAGTGCTGACAAGTTCATCTTAGAAACAGGATTTTCAAGTCAGATAATGAATAGCTAAGATAAGAACTCAAATTATGCTCAGATGTAAAGAGTAGCATAGACAAAATGCATACGTCGTAGtagcaaaataataaaagtaacaAGAAGGAGCATGAACTTCTCTTAGGCCTCTAAAAACTGTTAGAAGTAATCAGTAGCAGAGGGAGTGAAGTTCCACGTGAACAAATCATCATCATTGCCTTTAGGAAGTTTAAACTATTTGGATCAATAAAATACAGATTATAGTGTAGTGAGAGATAAGCTGTAAAACTCCTACAATAATAAACCTTCATAATGAGGATGCTGTGAATCTACCATTATGTATTATAGCTGTAAAGATCAAACAGTTCATAGTGAACAGCAGTTTGATTTTAGCAGACGTTTATTATTCTGTTCTTTAGGTTCAACTCTTGCTGAACCAGCGTTGGTAAGTTGTGCAATTTAAATatgagattaattttaaaaagtgaaacgGTGATCTGAATGGTGCTCCACATCACCCTCACCATCCTTTTTAATGTATAGTACCACAGTGACATAAACTTCCCCTGTAGAAATGCATGGACCGGGAGGTCAGATCTATTCTCAAAGGTGGGGAGTGGAAATGATGTTGGAGTACCAGACTGGTTATAGGTCAGAAACTAACACTCTCAAATTAAGACTGCGTGTTTCAGTCCACGTttgcaaatattaaaattaaGTCCTTTATTGACAGAAAGTTACTAAGCAGTGCATACTGCATATGCAAGCCTACGCTGTGGTCAGCAGGCCTAGGAGATAGCAACAAGCACCTCTTGTTCATGCATCTGATTGATAATAAAGCCCTGCAAACAGCAACTGCAACCAGCCATCTCTTTTCCCATGCACACACCCCCAAACGCTCAGCCCACACGGACAGTGGAAAGCAGGCGTCTGGAATTAGCAGCTATCTAGCGTGGCAGGCATCGGCGTTAAGGATTTGATATTCTCTTGTTGAGCAAGCAGATCCACTGACAGCATTGAGATTAAGCAGCCACCGCAGTGTCTAACAAACAACGTCCTACTCACGTAGACTCTACGAGTGTCTCTGTGCAAAAACTGTCTGGTGCAGGCTGGCCTGTCTATGCGAGAAAGTTTGTCCGAAAAACTTTGCTTGTTCTTGGCTGTGCAAGGAATTCGGTCAAAGTGGGGTGGAAATGCTACCGGTGCCAGCAAGAAGTCACAGGGAACTGAACTTGGTGGAGGTGTCCTCAGAGAAGGGTGTGCAGGCAGGAATTGCAGGGAATATTCCTTTTCCTATTCCTCTTGAAATACTTTCTGCTTCAGCCATGTGACAGTAAATCTAGATTTGCAACGCCTATCACCAGGTTTCAAAAACAAATGTTGTGGCCAGTCAGTGCAGTCTGTACAAACTAGTAGAAATGCTGCTGACTgcaaaaaatcttgaaaaatgtTGAAGCAGGCTGTTGCAGTAGTCTTTGTTCCATGTCAGATAGTGTCTGTTCTCACACAGCTGGGATAAACGTTATCAAGTGCATGGCTAGTTTGATAGACACCAAATTATACCAGTGCCTGGCCTTGATCAAATTTACCTTGCCGGATGAGCATACACAGGCCTGACATGAGCAAATCTGGAGCCATGGCCTTATTCTATCAATTCAACACCTCCGGCTGCTGGTCAGAGCGCAGCTTCCAATAGGGAACCTGCCCAAGCAGGTTAgtgttttgaaactgaaattgcAAGATGGAGTTTGCATGTAATATTTTAAATCCAATTCTGTAGACGAGAGCCTTGGtgacaggcagggaagagatTGTGATGAGTAAAACTAATCAAGAAGtcgggggtttttttcagctgccacTTAGCCCCTTGATTCCGCCTTTGGTTTTTGGTTCTCTCCTGGCTCTCTCCGATTCACACAGCTGAGCTAGGATCTTTGCTGCTGCGGAACAGCACAAAGAGCTGAAACAGCATCGCTGTCACTGGCAGACACAGAGGAGCCGTCCGTGCCGAAGGACTGCTGCATGCAAACCGGGCAGCTCAACAGACACGATCCTACCCCGGCTGTTGCAAAAGAGGCACCAGGCCCTTCGGGCAACCACAACAAACACCAAGTGGGTTTGGCTGGAGAGACTGGGAAAGGGCGGCAATAAACAAAAACACGCCCAGGGTCAGAGTTCCTACTTCTGCAGCCTGATGTCAGATTCCTTAATGTCAACAAATACTTGGGATGTACGTGTATAGCCTTCTACTATAATTTAGTGTAAACATAGCTATGGTGGCTGGCTTATCCACTGAGCTTTCTTTGCAGGCATACAATGCAGTATGTACATGTCTCTCTAGCACGTATAgtgcaaaatactgtatttacgTATCTACATTATAGACTgacagttttgaaacaaaattgtGATCTTCCTAAGTAGTCTAATAATTGACATAACTAAAATACTATGTTTCCCTCTTCTGTTCCTAAGCAGTAAGTGCAATATACATACTGAGCATGAAAGCTCTCACATATGAGCAAATGTAACATATTTACTAATTTAGCCATTAAATTACTTCAATAAAACATAGAATTGGATTCTAATCTGAAAGCATTAAATAGATCTTTTTTTCAAACTTGGAGATTACTTGGGTACTGTCAAAAGAGTTGTAAGTTTAAGCACAGCTGCCTTCATTTTCCTGAATAAACTATTTTCATATCCTATCTTATTTTCCCCTAATTATAAATTGGAAAGTAACTGAATCTCATGTTGAGATGACAAATAACATAATTAGTGTCTTCACTTTATCACGGTCTATGACCAAATCTCATTTCATAAGTCATTTGATTGCCACTTACTAATAGCATCTTACTCTCTTGAGGGAGAGGACATACTAGGAGCATCTCTATGCTGGAAAGATGTAAGAAAACTCACTTCAGGGTGGGTGGGAGCAAAGTTGCGCCTATGTTACCCTGTATGCACCCTGGTACTGCTCTCTTCTTCTCCTGGGATGATACAGAGCACCGATTCTAGTTGCCAAGTTAATTGTATTGGGACTTCATCCCTGGCCAGCTCCAGTCCACGTCCACTGTAGCAAGCTGGCAGCACAGGCATCTCGTGTTTCTAAGGCTGAAGCTTAAAAAACATGGAAACAAAGCCAATTACAGGGTGACCAGCGCATTACTTACAAAGTCTGCGGTCTCAGGAGTTCATGTTTCAGACACTACTCGACAGGTAGAGTATAAAAGGAGGTAAAAGAGGGGGAATGATGGGTTTAGGAAAAAAGGAGAGACATCGTATTTCAGGTAGGGTTTTTATTGGTTTTCAACCGAGATGTCCCTACCACAACTGAATATGTAGTTTCATGTTCTGTATATGATATGCATGCTTTACCagtcttctaaaaataaaacaaaaattatctctttttatAAAGTTCAAGAATATGataattttattctaaattttcATGGAAGTAAATCCccacatttttaataaattaactgCATTATTTGCACAATGATGATGAAGCAGTCAAGTAATTCATTGTATTAAATAATTGAGGgaactaaataaataataaaatcattCTATAAATACATGCATACCAAGCTTAGAGAAGCAGCTTATAGTTGTGTAGTGTGCAAAACCTTTTGTGCACACATCTCTCCTATCAGCAAGGCCATGGCAGACAAGAACAAATGTATGCCATATAATTTCTCAAGATGAAAACCGCTCAATATCCAAGCAGATCTCCCTGGAATAACAAAATACGCAGCACAGTCATTTCTGTACCAAACCCAGCTTCATAACTCCAGCCAGTCTTTAAAATTGAAAGCTCTTTAAGAAGCAGTCAGTCAAACAATAAAAACAAGGACTGATTGAAATTGTTTTGGCAAAATAATTTGCTGTGAGAGAGTCCCGGAATACAGAAGAACGTTAAGAGATACTGCAGAATAAAACAGTGTTTGCACACACCCTGAAcctgtttctaaacaaaaatggagtgttaagaaaaacagttctttGATCCAAAAGTCAGTGTCAGGTTGCCAATGTTACTTCACgacagaaacagtattttcatgtTGGTTTCCAAGTAAGTGCAAGAAGAATTGAAAAGCCGTGCTAATGTGGACAGGGACAAAGATGTAAGCAGTGTATAATACCATAACTAACATAGTAATGTTGAAAGTGTAGAAAAGCAGTTTTTCCCAGGGCTCCATGAGATAGCTGCAGGTGATTAGTTCAAACTGGCAGTACAGCCAATAGAGATAGTTCTTCAGGCTCTTAATATCCATCTTCAGCTTTGTGCCACTTCTGAAAGCCCTCCCTATTACAATAAAGGATAGTTAGTAGAAACAGAAAcctcacaaaaaagaaaaaggcaaagataCATAAAAACATTGTATGGGCAGTAGCTCCATGCTACTCAGTTTGCGCATACTGACTATTTTTAGTAAATGATGTATTGAAAACACAAGAGAGCTAAAAACCCAAGattgcaaatacattttaaagcataaaacATGATCAGATAGTAACAGACTAGCATGAGTCATTCTTTTACCCTATGCCATAAAAGGCttaatttgtattcctttttcctttcctacatTCAGTTCTGAACATGACAGTCCAATTTAGACCACTATGTACTGGGCACTGTTATTTACCAAGGAGGTTCCACAATATCTATTTCCCAGAAACTGGTTACCCAACTGTTGCAATTCCGTTCTCCAAGCCAAACTCTACTTTCATAACTTCGCTTTGCACAGGATTATTTAAGACTCTGTTGAAGCGGCGTAATTCAAAAAGCATTTCAAACCCTCTCTCCTTCACCATTCATAGATTTTGACGTAGAACTTGGCTAGAAGTCTGATTTCTACTACTGTAGACTGAATTTTATGTTTCATGCTGCTGGAATGCAAACTGGGAGAATGCAGAATACCACACATCCAGAACTACAATAAAAGGAAACTATATACAGATTATCCAGCTGCTTCTACAACAGAGATTGatctgttgccagaatgaaaacactgaactttattttaaagctttgtgTTCAAATTAGCACTAATAATTATTAAGTGTTACATTATATTGTCACCAGAATACAGAACTGGAGAGGTAAAGGGAAAACAGGACTATTTCAGTTACTGGTGCTTCCTGTCATTTGGCAAATGCGAGGAGACGAAACAAAAACTGTGATTCCCCTCTTTTTAATTGGAAAGTTAAGAACTTTTGGTGGTGTCAAGATCTGCGGAAAAAAACTTATTccacagaaattaaatgcaaCTTCACAGATCTGTATAGAGTGGGATTTTATCTGAACAAAAGCCCTTCCTAAAGTTTTTAGAAAAAATTTGCCTCACCTTTTCCACTTTACTTCCATAGCTTCCACACCTCTTTTCTGTCCAACAGGTGAGATAGATAGACTAGGTAATGCTTCTGTAGTTGAGAATTATTATTAACTACTTTCAGCAATATCCTTGCTATATCTGTCACATTTCTGTATATTTCTTGCAGTTTTTACTAAATCCAGGTTATACTTAAGCCTCTTACCATCAAATGTATTGCCAAGCTACTTTGAGGAAAGACTTTCCTTACAAAAAATGGATTTTGCAAAAAGTAGAACTTACCTCTTCACTTCTCCCTGATGACAAAGTATCTAGATGAGAGATGCTTCCTCACACTTCTGCCTTTTGCAGCTGAACAGCTCATGTACAGATTGAGAAGCAGAAACAATTAGCTTTGATCCTCAATTACAGAGTGTGTGTCCTCCATACTCCGCCCTTCTTCACTATTGCTAAAAACTCCTCTGGCCGAAGCTCTCTGCATTATGCAACAAGGACAGCCATCGTCTGGCTCAGTACCGCACTCTCATGATAGCATTAATTTGATAATTTGTACAAAGTCAAAGTTGAAGAACTGCAGGTAGGGAGGAACATAAAAGGCTGAAATACTATTTAGGACAAGCAGCAAAAAATGTTTACAATTATTGCCTGCCTTAGTTTCAAATCTCAAAAAATATCTCTGCTTCTGTGGGACTTTACAATGCAGGCTGCCAAAGTTCCTACAAGGTGCCATTTAATGTCCATGCAAAAATATGGTGTCAGAGTTAAGTAGCCACAAAAATGTAGCTCAATTAATATGTCACAGGAAAGTCTCTGGTGAAGCCACCACCTCCTGCAACCTTTGATTAATGCCACTTTCAAACAGTTCCCAGTCTTCTCTGCATCGGTATCTCCCAGCCCCATATACACACCTCAGTCGTCCTCATCCAGAAACGCCCGGGTGAAGAGAGTATGTGGACAAGATTTCTACAAGGAAAAGATGGtgagtttttcttaaaaatgctacaaaataaaaccaagccaCAATGCTTGAGGCATTTTAATGATCTAATTGGACAAGTAAATTCGGTAGAAATCTGCATAATATATTATGTTCTAAACTATCTGCCTGCAGTCAAATCATTTCCACATATGAATCAGCTTCATTCTGGTAGAATATGCCACAAGCAATGTCTAAGGCATTTGAACCTCACCTTCTTTCAAACCTTCCTTACTAAACACAGCCTGAGCTGATCTATTAGTAAATGCTGACCTGCTccctcaaccttttttttttcccccatggttttcaacaaaataaaattttctgtttaaaaactgtcCACTTTCCATAGAAAATTCAGAAACAGTAAACCACTGCCCCTGGCAGCAGTAGTCAATATGCCCCATGCCTTACCTTTCCCCTGCAGAGCCAGGCGTCTGCCACAGGAGTGCATCTCCCGAGCTGTCCGAACTACTACATCTGGACGATATAACTGAGGTTGGGGTTTAGAGAGTGGACTCATCAAATGTGAAATATAATCGCCCTGGAGTACTGCTGCAGGATTCTTATCTCAAGAGTTTCTACTTTCAACCAGACTTTCTCAGCTACATATTTCAATGGAGTATGGAGGGCTGGGGTAGGATGAGGaggggtttagggttttttttttccatgaagatgTTGGTGAGAAACAACATATACACGGTAGAAACAACATTCGACTACCACAGTGCCAACGTTCTTGGCAGGCCAGAATCCCTGCTTCATGTTACTCACCTTCCCTGTGACGTAGATCAGCCTCTTCTGAATCCTTTAGCAAGATGTGGCAGCAGAGCACCGATTACCAGGGCAGCTGAAGGCAGGGCTGTCACCTCCGTGCTCTCTGAATCATCTCCaaaaaacatttgcataaaaGCCAGGAAAACTCGGGTCGGTATTTCTGCCGTTCTCAAGTGCACAAAACTGTACAGATGTTTTCGTTCTTTTCAATAATTCTCCACTAGTTCTTTCAATAACAAATTCCCCAAGTTGAAACAATGCAGAAAGTGAGACTTGTCTGGCTTTGCTTTAGTTCTAACAGCTTCATAAAGTTTTCACCTGACAGCTGAGAGCTATTGCAAAAGAGGTAGGTGGCAGTGCAGAAGATCAGgcaatttcacagaaataaaatgctgggGTAAGCAGAATCCATTCCCAACCTAATGCTGTAAGCAGATCTTGGTCGGTGGTATGTAAAGCCCCCAGGAATCCTCTCCTCGCTTTCTGAGCAGCCACtcctgctgcttttcccagcttCTACCCCAAGGGGAAATAAGAACTCGTGAATACCTTTCACAATTCGTAATCAGATGTGTGTAGCTCCACGCAGAATACAAGATTTGCCTGAAATGCCTACCTCTTAAGGCGGTTGTAGCCTATGTGCTTTAAGACACTTTTCCCTAcacagggaagaaacagaaatagtcttcaagattaaaaaaaaccaaaccaccatcaccaacaaaaaacccagacaaaaccaTACTGCTACATTTGGTAAGACGCTGTGACGATGACTGCAGATGCATGGagaaagcatttttttgcaaAGATCTTACTCCGAAGAGCAGTCTCCAAAGAGACTCTCCTGGATAGCACTCTGTCCCTGAGGGGCTGGTCCCTTGTTTTCAGGTCTCTTGATCATGTTACCCACACAATTAAATTTCA
The Harpia harpyja isolate bHarHar1 chromosome 12, bHarHar1 primary haplotype, whole genome shotgun sequence genome window above contains:
- the LOC128149072 gene encoding serine palmitoyltransferase small subunit B-like, which translates into the protein MDIKSLKNYLYWLYCQFELITCSYLMEPWEKLLFYTFNITMLVMVLYTAYIFVPVHISTAFQFFLHLLGNQHENTVSVVK